In the genome of Triticum urartu cultivar G1812 chromosome 5, Tu2.1, whole genome shotgun sequence, one region contains:
- the LOC125506620 gene encoding E3 ubiquitin-protein ligase WAV3-like yields MALFHDDDKPSSPNNAGSSKDGLVTMAFPAFSRKDVGLTKDAVTAVVEIKATSSAAMREGLDLVAVLDVSGSMSGDKIESVKKALQFVIMKLTPMDRLSIVTFDSSARRLNPLRSMTQAAQTDLKAIVNGLAAGGGTDIKAGLDLGLAVLGGRVHTESRTPNIFLMSDGQTSGDPRQVNPGDVAVYTFGFGAGTDHKLLSDLAKKSTGGTYSAVPDGTNLSAPFSQLLGGLLTVVAQDVQLTLEPNNADGDLDKMTVAPGTDYTTTTDAKSGLITIKFGTLFSGEARKVAVNFTLRDSDETEEYDATLAEARHSYAGQKTRQPSENILIVRTPNPSPADPSSAGASQRSVQAEELRRLHANTIGTASLLADAEKLAEAREKIMDAQNAVEDIMLDDGERMINALRAELLQLLTFMESQALYNERGHPYALATIASHGRQRTAGRGDEGEVISLYVTPRMIAYLEQAKRFEENPEEPVPTADDDVEEEIKNDPFGTIAAPLALYLDTAIQALQSIKKVLADASQRKR; encoded by the exons ATGGCGCTGTTCCATGACGACGACAAGCCTTCTTCTCCGAATAATGCAG GTTCGAGCAAAGATGGGCTGGTGACCATGGCATTTCCGGCGTTCAGCAGGAAAGATGTGGGGCTGACCAAGGACGCGGTGACGGCGGTGGTGGAGATCAAGGCGACATCCTCCGCCGCCATGAGGGAGGGGCTGGACCTGGTGGCGGTGCTCGACGTTAGTGGCAGCATGAGCGGGGACAAGATCGAGAGCGTGAAGAAGGCCCTTCAGTTCGTCATCATGAAGCTCACCCCCATGGACCGCCTCTCCATCGTCACCTTCGACAGCTCCGCCCGCAGGCTCAACCCGCTGCGCTCCATGACGCAGGCTGCTCAGACCGACCTCAAGGCCATCGTCAACGGCCTAGCGGCCGGCGGCGGCACCGACATAAAGGCCGGCCTTGACCTGGGGCTGGCCGTCCTCGGCGGCCGCGTCCACACCGAATCTCGCACCCCCAACATCTTCCTCATGTCCGACGGGCAGACCTCCGGTGACCCCAGGCAAGTGAACCCCGGCGACGTGGCCGTATACacctttggcttcggcgctggcACGGACCACAAGCTGCTGAGCGACCTGGCCAAGAAGTCTACCGGCGGGACGTACAGCGCGGTGCCCGACGGGACCAACCTCAGCGCGCCCTTCTCGCAGCTGCTCGGCGGCCTGCTGACGGTGGTGGCGCAGGACGTGCAGCTCACGCTCGAGCCCAACAACGCCGACGGCGACCTGGACAAGATGACCGTGGCCCCCGGCACCGACTACACCACGACCACCGACGCCAAGAGCGGCCTCATCACCATCAAGTTCGGCACCCTCTTCAGCGGAGAAGCGCGCAAGGTGGCCGTCAACTTCACGCTCAGGGACAGCGACGAGACCGAGGAGTACGACGCCACCTTGGCCGAGGCGCGGCACAGCTACGCCGGCCAGAAGACGCGCCAGCCTTCGGAGAACATCCTGATCGTGCGCACGCCCAACCCAAGCCCTGCCGACCCCTCCAGTGCGGGCGCCTCCCAGCGCTCGGTGCAGGCCGAGGAGCTGCGCCGGCTGCACGCCAACACGATCGGCACGGCGAGCCTCCTGgcggacgccgagaagctggcgGAGGCGCGGGAAAAGATCATGGACGCGCAGAACGCGGTGGAGGACATCATGTTGGATGACGGCGAGAGGATGATCAACGCGCTACGCGCTGAGCTGCTGCAGCTGCTCACTTTCATGGAGTCGCAGGCGCTCTACAACGAGCGGGGCCACCCCTACGCGCTCGCCACCATTGCGTCGCACGGCCGTCAGCGCACCGCCGGGAGGGGCGACGAGGGGGAGGTCATCTCCCTCTACGTCACGCCGCGCATGATCGCCTACCTGGAGCAGGCCAAGAGGTTTGAGGAGAACCCGGAGGAGCCGGTGCCCACCGCCGACGACGACGTCGAGGAGGAgataaaaaacgatccatttggcaccatcgccgccccgctcgcCCTCTACCTCGACACCGCCATACAGGCGCTGCAGTCCATCAAGAAGGTGCTCGCCGACGCCAGCCAGCGCAAGCGCTAG